In Nicotiana tabacum cultivar K326 chromosome 10, ASM71507v2, whole genome shotgun sequence, the DNA window TTTTATGATCGATTAAAAAGGTATGTCAGTGTTCCAACGCACATGAACATTCTTGCAAATTAATTCTGAAAAAACTGCTGGCCTTCAGCCAAATTCTGGAAACAATAGACAGGAGCGACAGAGATCCAGGAAAATTGCATGGAGGTCTTTGATTATGTTGTATTTTATGGTATGACAAAAATGTTTATTGTGTTTAAAGTTCCGTGGAAATGGCTCTTTCCCCTCTTTCTGGACAGACATGTACTCTCTCAAATTCCATATACTGGGTTTCTTCTGCTGTTCTGAGTTACATCCACTGGTTTTCTTTAGCTGTACATACATTCCATTGGCTTTAAAACTCATCAACCTCAACATGCATATTGCTTTCACACATTTGAGATACTCTTACTTAAATTTGGGTGCTTCAGTTCTAAAATTTGAATCAAACTCTAATTTCTCCTGGGCGAATAGGCCGAGTAGATGAGGCAGCAGTTCTGCCTGTTGTTTGTCAGGAAGATGAGAACATGCACGATGCAATGGCCAGAGCAACTAAGGTTGCAACCATTGATGGAAACTCTGCACTACTCGTTGATGTCTCCAACTGAATACCTTTCCACAAAAGTGAAAGCATATTGTACACCACGTGAGATTAATTTGCGTGGAAGAATGATGATAGGAAGAATCGCTAAAGGTCCTTGTACTGCACCCACAAAAGCAAAAGCGAAGGCAAACATAAGACTTTGAAATTCCACCTTCCAAAACTATGGAAAAGAGTTACAGCTCCAGAAAATAGTTTACATGTGCCATATTGTTTACTAATCCAGTAGAGTACCTCAGATTCAAGAATCAAAAACGTCAGCTAATCCAACTAGAATTTCTTTTTATGATTAAGTCCAGACACTCTAGGCTCCTTTTTTTCAGTTTCAGCAATACAGGTAGATCATGGAATGAGCATTAACACGCGCGAATGCATGCTCTTTGCTAAAACCAGGCCTGGCCATCCAACACCTTACACTCTGTTTGGATCATTGTTCCCCAttgttttataatgtattgtattgtatcgttttataaatacaatgtttgaatagattgtattgtttgttattgttaaataatattttattgttTAGTTTGATTGTATCGTACTGTATTGTAAttgataagtttactaaaatgccctcaattatttaaatattaaatttatcaaaaattatgcataaaaataattttaaaaaacaaaacagaagaagGCAAAACACCTTCAGAAAGCAGAACAAAGGAGCGAGACAGAACAAAGGAGCGAGACAGAAGAAGCACGACTAATTAGAATTGAGTTAAAAGCCAATTaggagaaaaaataaaacagaagacGGCAAAACACCTTAAACGTTGGCGGTAGAAGTTCTAGAAACAAACAAAGTAGGGTATAGgttggagatttggagttaaaatagaaatgtaaaaaaggtaaagggtaaaatagaaatgtggagtaataagttagggcataattggaaagaaaaataggaaacaatcccACCAAACCAAATCGGTTGTTGCAAAAAAGTTGACTTTTCATTATTCCTGAACAATagatttaacaatacaatacaaccaattcaatacaatacgatacgacaggaacaaccatccaaacaagctgttagggTTCTTCTTAATGAATTTCCCATACACCTCTTTATTCTGGTTAACTAAGACAAGTAAAGATCTGGTATCTACTTGAGCTTCACACACCTAGTCTTTCACCAGAATACTTTGATAAAATATTGAGTAACCCCATGAGAGTTTAGGAGCAGACAAGTAGTGGTATACCCTCCATGATACTGACCAAGCCACATAAATACTGGTATATCAACAATACACATCAGATAACGAATACTCAAAACAATAGCACCCTCCAAATTGGTTCTCTCGAAGGGCGAAGACAATTCATCCACAGCTTTACAAGGATGCAACAACAACTAGAGTTACGTTTGACCGCACAGAGCAAAGTAGCTAAAAGAAATTTAATAAGAGACAGAGTGCCAAGAGACTAGATGATGCTCACAACCATTGAACATACAAAAAGATGAATGCAAGGCCTTTCAGGTTTTGTCATTCATGAATAGTACAACTAAGAAACAATGACCAAGACAAAGAGAACATCACCCTGAACAAAATTGAAACTATTACTAAAACACATTAGATCTTTCTCATGGGAAAGACATCGATACATGTGTTGAAGTGCTATCAATAATTACTAAATTAATGAAAACTTGCTTCTCATCGACTACAGAAAGCCATCTTGTGCAGGTCCACGGCACAGCTTTGAGAACTAGACATGAGCAGTGCCTTCAGTGAACTTGGGATCCTCACATCTGTACCTTCCATCGGGCCCAATTCCGAAGCCCTTGGGATCAGCAAATACATTCTCTAGCAGCTGGCTACGAGCTGGAACAGGGCTTGCATCTGCAAACTCTACTGACTCTTCAACCACCTCATCAATCTTCTTATCTATGGCCTTTAACTCCGCTTCGCTGACAAGGTTGTTCTCAAACATATACTTCTTCAATGCAGTAATAGGATCTCTCGTGGCATAGTGATTCTTTTCAGCTGCCAATATTAACAAATTAAGGTCAAAGAAAGGAAGTAATTGTCTCTCCATCAGAGAAGATATCTAGTGGTGCCCCTGAGATGCATGTTATATGCTTGAGTGTAAAGGGAAGCTAGAAATAATCAAATAGGAAGTGCTCTTCATTCCACATTTTCTCAGCTCACACATAAATCACTATTTAAAAAATTTCCGCACAACCAGCCAATTTGAAACTTCTTGTACAAAATGTTGATATCCttttcttttagaaggaaaatGCTGATATCCTTTTGTTCGCCATATCATAGTACAGACATATTACTAGAAGAGATGGCCGGCTAATGTGCTACGACATTGTATAGTTGCTGACAGAATTCACTAAACAAAAAACCCATAGGGTACTCAAAACACAACGAGTTTTCAGACAAGCTTTCTATTGTTAATTTTATAGAAATAGCTCTCTGTTAAGTACTAAAGCTTGAAACTTCAAAACCCAGAAAACATAGGCTATGATTATTGTCAGGTACCACAGATGCCAAAGCAGCAGTAATAAAGAAACAGTAATGAGTACATTGGGGATAATAATACAAGGAAACTGGAGAATTTAATATACTTGAGCAAATGAACAGAAGGGAAATGGAACACTCACCAGGGTCACGAAGCTCATCTGGATCAGCCAAAGAGTGACCTCTGAATCGGTAAGTCTCGCATTCGACCAAAGTGGGACCTTCACCTCTCCTAGCTCTTCCAATAGCCTCCTTTGCTACCTCCCTCACCTTTAACACATCCATGCCATCAACATGAACCCCGGGCATCCCAAAAGCAGGACCTTTCTTCCAAATTTCAGGATCAGAAGTAGACCTCAAGTGGGACATCCCAATTGCCCACAGATTGTTCTCAACAACAAAGATAATGGGCAATTTCCACAATGCGGCCATGTTCAAGCACTCGTAGAATTGGCCATTGTTGCAAGTTCCATCACCAAAGAAAGCTAGAGTGACATGATCACAATCAGCCTCCTTCAAGACCTCCCTTCTGTACTTGCTAGTGAATGCAGCACCTGTAGCCACCGGGATTCCCTCACCGATAAAAGCGAAACCACCAAGAACATTGTGCTCTTTGGAGAACATGTGCATGGATCCACCCTGGCCTCTACAACAGCCCGTGGTTTTTCCAAATAGCTCACTCATCACTTGACGAGCTGGGACACCTTTACTCAATGCATGGACATGATCACGGTAAGTGCTAACTACAGAGTCTTCCTTCTTCAAGAGCTTAATGAAACCAGTTGAGACAGCTTCTTGGCCGTTGTACAAATGCACGAAACCAAACATTTTGCCCCTGTAATACATTTGGGCGCACATGTCCTCAAAAGCTCTTCCCAGCACCATGTCCTCGTACAGTACCAACCCTTCCTCTTTAGTAATCAACTAAAATGCAACAGCAGACACAAATAATTGCGTAAGAATCACAAATAGCCCGAATCTTTTCAAACAGCTGCAATGCtacatgagaaattcagagaatagtAAGCACTAGATCAACTACTATTACTCCTCAATCGGTCAATaccaaacaagttggggtcggctATAAGAATCCTTAATTCCTTACTAACCATGTTACTCCGTTTTAACTCGTCTCATGCCAATATTAtgaaatacaaataaaaagaATTAGAGTTCTCTGTATTTTCTTAATGTATATAGCTCTGAAAGGCTAAACCACTTCTAAGGACCTAAATCGCCATAATAAAAACACTTAGAATAACGAGTTACAACTGGGTCAAAAGTTGCATGACTCAAATGGAAACTGAGCTAGAAAATGCCATAATTATCAAAGATTGggataaaaattaagaaaatgcaAGACCCTTTAGCTCAATCAACTAAATGTAACAACACAAGTAAAATCACAAAAAGACAAAATCTTGCAAACAACTACAATGTCATACGAAAATTCAATGGAGAATGGAGAATAAGCACAAAATTAACACACAAAAAAGACTTCAAAATCCCAAAAGCACGAATCTTTAGCAAGCAACAGGAATGttatatgaaaaatttaaagaaaCAAGCAATAAATCGCCATAAAGACACCACTTATAAGATGGAGTTAATAAAGTAAACAAAGCGAGCATGACCCAAATGAAAGCAaatgccaaaattatccaaaaaatGGGGATTCAATTAAGAAAATGCAGGTCCCTTTAGCCCAATCAACCAGACGGAAAACCAGACACAAATAActgagtaaaatcccaaaaaAGCACGAATCTTTTGCATGACCCAAATTAAAACTGAGCTTGTAAAGCCAAAATCAatacaaaaaaaatcaagaaaatgcAAAGTACCAGATTGGAGAGAGAGGATTTGGACTTAGACTTCTTTTCCTTAACAACATCAGAAACAGCAACAACCGCTGCATTGGATCGACGCTGGGAATTAGGAGGCAGAAAAGGCTTCTTGAGAGAAAGCATATGAGAGGATGATGATCCAAGAAAAGATGAGCTTTGGATCAAAAGGGGCTTTTCAGCAGATCTAGTAGAATTAACGGGCAAAGGTTGCAAAACTTTTGTTGCAGAAAAAGCCGTCGCCATGTTTTTGGAGACACAGATGAACGAATAAcaggaaaaatcaaaaaatggaaTTGCTGTGTCTAAGAAACAGATGAAATGTGTTGAATTATATAATCAATGGCTTAAGTGAAAAGTGCGGAGAAAACGAGAAATGAGAGAGGAGAAACCAAAGTGTGGAAATAACCGTCAGGAGCGTTGGCTGCTCAGTTGGTGCTTAGCTTTCTTGTCATCCTAATTTTGCCTTTCTATTTTGTGTGGCATAGTTGGTTtgacaaaaaaatattaattttatatgatttatagtgaaaaccttatttatttgtttcatgtgctataaactttatatttttgttggttttcTGGCTAAGATCAATGCGTATTTGTTCTTATCACTTATCAGATGTGTAACTTCCACTTCGATTGGGCATGACTTATGAGTTCTCTTCTATAGACATTTTGTTCAATCATATATTCCACAAAGTAAATAAAAAATTTGGTTAGGAGGGCGAGAACATCTACCTTTataaatttaatattaatatttttaaaagtttcaTAAAATGTTTATAAATTATAATCATTGTTTGTAAAAAATACTATAGTTAGAAATAACTGAAATTTTTTCCCGttcaaaaaaattataatttaaaaaaagtgAAGTACATAATTAACCCCTTAAACTTGTCACTTTACTAACAGTAGTGACAATATAGACATTCTTTGTCACGCTTCAAACCTGGGGAGACAAGATCGGCAACCGGTATCTCACTTGGCCGAGCGTACCAACAGGGACTCTTAACATACAATGTGATACTTTGGCGATAGGGTCATGTTGTAGgacaatttgtgaaacaaaatataaaactgaacagAGATTAGCTCCAATTGAACATCAGTATAAAGCTGGGTCGGCAAGGCCGTCATACCTATTACAACTGATAAaccaaaaatatatgtatatacatacaaggcctacaaggcCAACCTAATGcattaactgacaggatatgtctacaagcctctactgatagtcGTACTATGGTCGGAACAGGGTCCCGACTTACCCATGTAATctctatatataaaatggactccaaggtctaaaCCTGGTAACTCCAGGggagtggagcttaccaatcagGCTAATGTTTGGCTCTATCTACTAAGAAGGTCTATTCGGTTGTCTATCAGGATCtataggcatgaaatgcagcgttccctgcaaaagggacgtcagtacaaaataatgtatcaagtatgtaaggcaacagaataactgaaagttgaaactgaactgataatataataattgaaagtaactGAGAGacaaagataatctaaagatatgcttacctgttaatactgactcaactctctcaatatagtaagtaaaatagttgtccggcctaataaggctcggtatgtgtaattgatctgccgtagtaggctcactcataggcgttTCGCCATACTAGACTCTGTATCTCAGCcattctaggctcgctcataagcgtttggccatactaggctctatatctcggtcATTCTAGGTTCGCTCATAGGTGTTGCCATAGTagactcggtatataacttaccatctgatcagagggtgtccaataggggtctgcccatcgattacaactcgatggtggtgaaaatattgtaagtatatacatatatagaccttctactctcttgactagaagaagacaatacttaattgaatataaagttcgataagggagaatactgttgtcatgccccaacctcggggagcgcgacaggtgctcaaccgagtggacccggccgagcaagcctgctagacaCTTTCTAACCAACTCACTTACGATCAATAGAAggcatattttcattaattagacaatcaGAAgatcacacacacacaccacacacacacacacatatatatatatatatatatatatatatatatatatatatatatattactaaatcatttcattagttaCATCATGGTTAAGTATCAAATACATACATTCTTATGATTGAGTGGAACAATAGAATAAGCATAACATAATCCAGTGACCATcctaacacccatatacaacccacatagtgtctacggagcctctaaatggatacaaaagagtactacaaAAGTGCCGACAATAAGGTCACGGCTATACCTCAAGTACAATACATTAAGGACAAAAGATGAATAAccccgaaatgaaatggggctcaccaaga includes these proteins:
- the LOC107770390 gene encoding pyruvate dehydrogenase E1 component subunit alpha-3, chloroplastic-like, with the protein product MATAFSATKVLQPLPVNSTRSAEKPLLIQSSSFLGSSSSHMLSLKKPFLPPNSQRRSNAAVVAVSDVVKEKKSKSKSSLSNLLITKEEGLVLYEDMVLGRAFEDMCAQMYYRGKMFGFVHLYNGQEAVSTGFIKLLKKEDSVVSTYRDHVHALSKGVPARQVMSELFGKTTGCCRGQGGSMHMFSKEHNVLGGFAFIGEGIPVATGAAFTSKYRREVLKEADCDHVTLAFFGDGTCNNGQFYECLNMAALWKLPIIFVVENNLWAIGMSHLRSTSDPEIWKKGPAFGMPGVHVDGMDVLKVREVAKEAIGRARRGEGPTLVECETYRFRGHSLADPDELRDPAEKNHYATRDPITALKKYMFENNLVSEAELKAIDKKIDEVVEESVEFADASPVPARSQLLENVFADPKGFGIGPDGRYRCEDPKFTEGTAHV